Proteins encoded within one genomic window of Citrobacter amalonaticus Y19:
- the tssI gene encoding type VI secretion system tip protein VgrG: MSLKGLRFTLEVDGLMEMTTAVVGFRLAQHYSAPFLLKVDIASGLPDLVATDFLEKNAVLTIWQGSVAQRYVSGIISEVTPGENNHWQMRYHLTIVPPLWRGALRQNFRIFQQQDIRAISATLLNENGVTEWAPVFYEPHPAREFCVQYGETDLAFLTRLWSEEGIFFFDWHAPEGPEQKLVLCDDVAGVSPAGEMPFNPNTTTEVSTECISQFRYQAQIRPSSVETQDYTFKTPGWPGYYNRDGESLNGQLTQYEIFDYPGRFKDEQHGQAFARYQMDGWRNNAETATGCSNSPKLWPGKRFTLTAHPSDTLNREWQVVSSVLTGGQPQALHGSQGKGTTMDNNFQVIPADRTWRVPPLPKPCVDGPQSAIVTGPAGEEIFCDEHGRVRVRFHWDRYCPGNEDSSCWVRVSQAWAGTGFGNLAIPRVGQEVIVDFLNGDPDQPIVMGRTYHQDNRSPGSLPGTKTQMTIRSKTYKGSGFNELKFDDATGKEQVYLHAQKNMDTEVLNNRTTDVKVDHTETISNNQTITVGHDQTSTVAHDRSITVRHDQTLKVTNNRRVNVSHDDGLYVANDRKVTVDGRQEHKTTGDHISLVQGKHSLEVKGDLARKITGALGIKARDTVVLESGDKITLKVGASFVVIHAGGVDITGPRINLNGGGSPGTPVGTLQPAVLKALVDDGDSDGGKPEQNDTTGGEQENPLGKICVECLLNAISADDAVVEEV; encoded by the coding sequence GTGTCTTTAAAAGGACTGCGTTTTACACTGGAAGTTGACGGACTGATGGAAATGACCACCGCGGTGGTGGGCTTCCGTCTGGCTCAGCACTACTCAGCCCCCTTCCTGCTTAAGGTGGATATCGCCAGCGGCCTTCCTGACCTGGTGGCGACCGACTTTCTCGAAAAAAATGCCGTACTGACCATCTGGCAGGGCTCCGTGGCACAGCGTTACGTCAGCGGTATCATCAGTGAAGTCACCCCCGGTGAAAATAACCACTGGCAGATGCGCTACCACCTCACCATTGTCCCTCCCCTCTGGCGCGGTGCCCTGCGGCAGAACTTCCGCATCTTCCAGCAGCAGGATATCCGCGCCATTTCTGCCACCCTGTTGAACGAAAATGGCGTCACTGAATGGGCTCCGGTGTTTTATGAGCCGCATCCGGCACGCGAGTTCTGCGTCCAGTACGGTGAAACCGACCTCGCATTTCTGACGCGATTATGGTCAGAGGAAGGTATCTTCTTCTTTGACTGGCACGCGCCGGAAGGGCCGGAGCAAAAACTCGTGCTGTGCGACGATGTCGCCGGAGTGTCTCCGGCAGGAGAGATGCCGTTCAACCCGAACACCACAACAGAGGTCTCCACAGAATGCATCAGCCAGTTCCGCTATCAGGCGCAGATACGACCGTCTTCTGTAGAGACTCAGGACTACACCTTCAAGACTCCGGGCTGGCCGGGCTATTACAACCGCGACGGTGAGAGCCTGAACGGTCAGCTCACGCAGTATGAAATCTTCGATTATCCGGGACGCTTCAAGGACGAGCAGCACGGGCAGGCTTTTGCCCGCTATCAGATGGATGGATGGCGGAATAATGCAGAGACCGCGACAGGTTGCAGCAACTCACCGAAGCTGTGGCCGGGAAAACGCTTCACCCTGACCGCGCATCCTTCTGACACGCTGAACCGGGAATGGCAGGTGGTGAGCAGTGTCCTGACGGGCGGGCAGCCGCAGGCGCTGCACGGCAGTCAGGGCAAAGGCACCACAATGGACAATAATTTTCAGGTGATACCGGCGGACAGAACCTGGCGCGTCCCTCCCCTGCCCAAACCCTGCGTGGATGGTCCCCAGAGCGCCATCGTCACCGGCCCGGCGGGCGAGGAAATCTTCTGCGACGAGCATGGCCGGGTGCGGGTACGTTTTCACTGGGACCGTTACTGTCCGGGAAACGAGGACAGTTCGTGCTGGGTGCGGGTGTCGCAGGCATGGGCGGGAACCGGCTTCGGTAACCTGGCGATACCGCGCGTGGGCCAGGAGGTCATCGTGGACTTCCTCAACGGCGACCCGGACCAGCCGATAGTGATGGGCCGCACCTACCACCAGGATAACCGTTCACCGGGAAGTCTGCCGGGTACGAAGACGCAGATGACCATCCGGTCAAAAACCTACAAGGGCAGCGGGTTTAATGAACTGAAATTTGACGATGCGACCGGGAAAGAGCAGGTTTATCTCCATGCACAGAAGAACATGGATACGGAGGTGCTAAACAACCGCACCACCGATGTGAAAGTGGACCACACGGAAACCATCAGCAACAACCAGACGATAACGGTGGGACATGACCAGACCAGTACGGTGGCCCATGACCGGAGCATCACGGTGCGTCACGACCAGACGCTGAAGGTGACAAATAACCGGCGGGTGAACGTCAGTCACGATGACGGGCTGTACGTGGCGAATGACCGTAAGGTGACGGTGGACGGCAGACAGGAGCACAAAACCACTGGCGACCATATCAGCCTGGTGCAGGGCAAACACAGCCTTGAGGTGAAGGGCGACCTGGCGAGAAAAATTACGGGGGCGCTGGGGATAAAAGCACGGGATACCGTGGTACTGGAGAGCGGCGATAAAATCACTCTGAAAGTGGGCGCTTCATTTGTGGTGATACACGCGGGAGGCGTGGATATCACCGGCCCCAGAATCAACCTTAACGGCGGGGGAAGTCCGGGGACGCCGGTAGGGACGCTGCAACCGGCGGTGCTGAAGGCGTTGGTGGATGATGGCGATAGCGATGGTGGTAAGCCTGAACAGAATGATACGACGGGTGGGGAGCAGGAAAATCCGCTCGGGAAAATCTGTGTTGAGTGCTTACTGAATGCCATAAGCGCTGACGATGCTGTAGTAGAGGAAGTTTAA
- a CDS encoding DUF4123 domain-containing protein, whose amino-acid sequence MVKHWLNRNKKHNVFVLFESGALTDEMRQLVMKHYEDRCTPLYHLPELKAVAPYGPWLACIEEEKELTDILIKKLPVAGIIFSELPLLHLAPRLAIGCTAKTPDKRKVLLRFYTPRVLKKLAARSDMGWHSLLFSPIESWWVQEDSQWQRLTIPFSEVRDFVGRALTLDEPLWREIAGREDVSVLLREWRTMKVSNHFPPCAQRHMVEKALSKARQVGLTNPLDQKIYAISYLNGKKDYLGSAEFQTVLERVKRNEISLSDLGSE is encoded by the coding sequence TTGGTTAAACACTGGTTAAATCGCAATAAAAAACACAACGTTTTTGTTTTGTTTGAATCCGGCGCGCTCACTGACGAAATGCGCCAGTTGGTGATGAAGCATTATGAAGACAGATGTACTCCCTTGTATCACTTGCCGGAACTGAAGGCGGTGGCACCTTATGGCCCGTGGCTGGCGTGTATTGAAGAAGAAAAAGAACTGACCGACATACTCATCAAAAAGTTACCTGTGGCAGGCATTATTTTTTCTGAACTGCCGCTGTTGCATCTGGCTCCCCGACTTGCTATCGGATGCACGGCGAAAACACCGGACAAGCGTAAAGTCCTGCTGCGTTTTTATACCCCTCGCGTACTGAAAAAGCTGGCTGCCCGGTCTGACATGGGGTGGCACTCGTTGCTGTTCTCGCCGATTGAATCATGGTGGGTGCAGGAGGATTCACAATGGCAACGGTTGACTATACCGTTTTCAGAGGTAAGAGACTTTGTCGGCAGAGCGCTTACCCTTGACGAACCGTTGTGGCGAGAAATAGCGGGGAGAGAGGATGTATCGGTACTTTTAAGGGAGTGGCGGACGATGAAAGTCAGCAATCACTTTCCACCCTGCGCACAGCGGCACATGGTGGAAAAAGCATTGAGTAAGGCGCGGCAGGTTGGGCTGACGAATCCGCTGGACCAGAAAATTTATGCAATAAGCTATCTGAACGGCAAGAAAGACTATCTTGGGTCGGCAGAGTTTCAGACGGTGCTGGAAAGGGTAAAAAGAAATGAAATATCGCTGTCTGACCTCGGTTCGGAGTGA
- a CDS encoding DUF3304 domain-containing protein — protein MGFFSRLEQFDQKLTRGYARWGRWVWGGVIALPVLWFLWSVGMSLWGPPSGGVILEIHSEIDRPIRGFSVNGMAGANAFAHGGGKTTCCGDIRGEEAEVIWTVDYTRAQYEAGIRTEIHRTVMPLPKRERGQDFLHVHFLPGDKVLLGWSEGAGSPYEERKDYSKNNETGQEAQP, from the coding sequence ATGGGATTTTTTAGCCGACTGGAACAGTTTGATCAAAAGCTCACGCGCGGGTACGCCCGCTGGGGCCGCTGGGTGTGGGGCGGTGTGATAGCGCTGCCGGTGCTCTGGTTTCTGTGGAGTGTGGGGATGTCGCTCTGGGGGCCGCCGTCAGGCGGAGTGATACTGGAGATCCACAGCGAGATTGACCGGCCTATTCGCGGATTTAGCGTTAACGGGATGGCGGGGGCGAATGCGTTTGCGCACGGCGGCGGGAAAACAACCTGCTGCGGTGATATCCGGGGTGAGGAAGCGGAGGTTATCTGGACGGTCGATTATACGCGAGCACAGTATGAAGCAGGCATCAGAACTGAAATACATCGTACCGTGATGCCTCTGCCAAAAAGAGAGCGCGGGCAGGACTTTCTGCATGTGCATTTTCTGCCTGGCGATAAGGTCCTGTTGGGCTGGAGTGAGGGGGCAGGGTCGCCGTATGAGGAACGTAAAGACTATTCGAAAAACAATGAGACTGGGCAGGAGGCGCAGCCATGA
- a CDS encoding phospholipase effector Tle1 domain-containing protein, whose amino-acid sequence MIDESAISAATRAQQAEDHHVGNCGRVWHVAFFFDGVGRNIDQDAPDHRLSNIARLFRAYPDKDKNTSTVCFNAFYFSGMGTPYHDDAAEKIYSVMDISLGNLLEDVKKLPKDTVSDAGMDIARGKKWTDVLGNALEYLNNPLEWARGVGKMALSALGKAGIESTPWLRDNEVMSAHFMTGEPTRLTAAKRQFKKFYKENTKDSNVTIKTISVSLYGFDLGATLARKFLDQFLKEICQKNKAGKYQYKNVPVDIVFTGLFDCSRHSPASSNNGLDYFFMWLGMPGKMIGLVLGDKAIDQDSPLPDAVCKALHLAAAHERRPWRGLYLLGNTAAKKAERHQELLLPGCSEDIGGGLKPDEQKPSAELCRVALYNMYHAACQAGVPFPDFEDLPVLSKTIASYFLMNDAVQGMPVTDWVSRYQKEVKENTFSDTAQEKHLDNYFLWLGEQYYMYQYERERLDKELSLAQREQISGYGPLAGTGINPNTKADAIKAQISELDSLWGWLDEVKRVAVGLHNDFRVSPRPNDRRMELQEVAYNAAVNRAETFLTFAHAAYHDENMPMSSSSTANTLYSYFVHDIQKVDYASSVSEDFFLRRSAELPDVDSESSNNKNDGKKHSRRDD is encoded by the coding sequence ATGATCGATGAATCGGCCATTTCGGCGGCCACGCGGGCGCAGCAGGCAGAAGACCATCATGTTGGTAACTGTGGACGGGTCTGGCATGTTGCTTTCTTTTTTGACGGCGTTGGACGCAATATTGATCAGGATGCGCCGGATCACCGCCTGAGCAATATCGCCCGTCTGTTCCGGGCATACCCGGATAAAGATAAAAACACATCTACAGTTTGTTTTAATGCTTTTTATTTCTCAGGAATGGGCACGCCTTATCATGATGATGCTGCTGAGAAAATTTATTCAGTAATGGATATCAGCCTGGGTAACCTTCTGGAGGATGTCAAAAAACTGCCAAAAGATACCGTATCGGATGCGGGAATGGATATTGCCAGAGGGAAAAAGTGGACGGATGTTTTGGGCAATGCCCTTGAATATCTCAATAATCCGCTGGAGTGGGCCAGGGGGGTGGGCAAGATGGCGCTTAGCGCGCTGGGGAAAGCCGGCATTGAATCCACGCCCTGGCTGCGGGATAACGAAGTCATGAGCGCCCATTTTATGACCGGCGAGCCTACCCGCCTTACAGCCGCGAAGCGACAGTTTAAGAAGTTTTATAAGGAAAATACGAAAGACAGCAATGTAACAATCAAAACCATTTCAGTTTCACTCTATGGTTTTGATCTGGGGGCCACGCTGGCGCGTAAATTTCTGGATCAATTTCTTAAGGAGATCTGCCAGAAGAATAAAGCGGGAAAATACCAGTATAAAAATGTGCCGGTTGACATCGTTTTTACCGGTCTTTTTGATTGCTCGCGCCATTCGCCTGCCAGCAGTAACAATGGACTGGACTATTTTTTTATGTGGCTGGGGATGCCCGGGAAAATGATCGGTTTGGTACTGGGCGATAAAGCTATCGATCAGGATTCACCGTTGCCGGATGCGGTGTGTAAAGCGCTGCATCTGGCGGCGGCTCATGAACGGCGTCCCTGGCGTGGTTTGTATCTGTTGGGCAATACGGCTGCAAAAAAAGCGGAAAGACATCAGGAGTTGCTGCTGCCTGGCTGTAGTGAAGATATCGGCGGAGGCCTGAAGCCAGACGAACAGAAGCCCAGCGCAGAGCTATGCCGGGTGGCGTTATACAATATGTACCACGCCGCGTGTCAGGCTGGCGTGCCGTTTCCTGATTTTGAAGATTTGCCGGTATTGTCAAAAACTATTGCCAGCTATTTTCTAATGAATGATGCCGTGCAGGGAATGCCGGTCACGGATTGGGTTAGCCGTTATCAAAAAGAGGTGAAGGAAAACACGTTCAGCGATACCGCACAGGAAAAACATCTGGATAATTACTTTCTCTGGCTGGGCGAACAGTACTACATGTACCAGTATGAGCGGGAGCGGCTGGATAAAGAATTGTCGCTGGCTCAGCGTGAACAGATCAGTGGCTACGGCCCGCTTGCCGGAACAGGGATTAATCCCAATACAAAAGCGGATGCGATAAAAGCGCAAATTTCCGAACTGGATTCACTCTGGGGCTGGCTGGATGAGGTAAAGCGTGTGGCGGTTGGTTTGCACAATGATTTCAGGGTAAGTCCGCGACCGAATGACCGGCGAATGGAACTACAGGAGGTGGCTTACAATGCGGCGGTTAATCGGGCAGAAACGTTTCTTACGTTTGCGCATGCCGCATATCATGACGAAAATATGCCGATGTCGTCGTCTTCTACGGCAAATACCCTGTATTCCTATTTTGTGCATGATATACAGAAAGTTGATTATGCTTCTTCTGTCTCCGAGGATTTTTTCCTCCGTCGCTCGGCGGAGCTGCCAGATGTGGATTCTGAATCATCGAACAATAAAAACGATGGCAAGAAACACAGCCGCAGGGATGATTGA
- the tssI gene encoding type VI secretion system tip protein VgrG produces MSLQGLRFTLEVDGLMEMATAVVGFRLAQHYSAPFLLKVDIASGLPDLVATDFLEKNAVLTIWQGSVAQRYVSGIISEVTPGENNHWQMRYHLTIVPPLWRGALRQNFRIFQQQDIRTISSTLLTENGITEWTPVFYEPHPAREFCVQYGETDLAFLTRLWSEEGIFFFDWHPQEGPEQKLVLCDDVAGVPRSGEMPFNPNTTTEVSTECISQFRYQAQIRPSSVETQDYTFKTPGWPGYYNRDGENLNGQLTQYEIFDYPGRFKDEQHGQAFARYQMDGWRHNAETATGCSNSPQLWPGKRFTLTGHPSDTLNREWQVVNSVLTGEQPQALHGSQGKGTTLSNRFSVIPADRTWRVPPLPKSCVDGPQSAIVTGPAGEEIFCDEHGRVRVRFHWDRYCPGNEDSSCWVRVSQAWAGTGFGNLAIPRVGQEVIVDFLNGDPDQPIVMGRTYHQDNRSPGSLPGTKTQMTIRSKTYKGSGFNELKFDDATGKEQVYIHAQKNMDTEVLNNRSTGVKVDHTETIGNNQAITVGHDQTSTVAHDRSITVRHDQTLKVTNDRRVNVSHDDGLYVANDRKVTVDGRQEHKTTGDHISLVQGKHSLEVKGDLARKITGALGIKARDTVVLESGDKITLKVGASFVVIHAGGVDITGPRINLNGGGSPGTPVGTLQPAVLKALMDEDNGSSGTESTEPPRKSVQDTFSSPPPP; encoded by the coding sequence ATGTCACTGCAGGGACTGCGTTTTACGCTGGAAGTTGACGGACTGATGGAAATGGCCACCGCGGTGGTGGGCTTTCGTCTGGCTCAGCATTACTCAGCCCCCTTTCTGCTTAAGGTGGATATCGCCAGCGGCCTTCCTGACCTGGTGGCGACCGACTTTCTCGAAAAAAATGCCGTACTGACCATCTGGCAGGGCTCCGTGGCACAGCGTTACGTCAGCGGTATCATCAGTGAAGTCACCCCCGGTGAAAATAACCACTGGCAGATGCGCTACCACCTCACCATTGTCCCTCCCCTCTGGCGCGGTGCCCTGCGGCAGAACTTCCGCATCTTCCAGCAGCAGGATATCCGGACTATCTCCTCCACCCTGCTCACTGAAAACGGCATCACTGAATGGACCCCGGTGTTTTATGAGCCGCATCCGGCACGCGAGTTCTGCGTCCAGTACGGTGAAACCGACCTCGCGTTCCTGACGCGCCTGTGGTCAGAGGAAGGTATCTTCTTTTTTGACTGGCACCCGCAGGAAGGGCCGGAGCAAAAACTCGTGCTGTGCGACGATGTCGCCGGGGTGCCGCGTTCGGGAGAGATGCCGTTTAACCCGAACACCACAACAGAGGTCTCCACAGAATGCATCAGCCAGTTCCGCTATCAGGCGCAGATACGACCGTCTTCCGTCGAGACTCAGGACTACACCTTCAAAACACCGGGCTGGCCGGGCTATTACAACCGCGACGGCGAAAACCTGAACGGTCAGCTCACGCAGTATGAAATCTTCGATTATCCGGGACGTTTCAAGGATGAGCAGCACGGGCAGGCTTTTGCCCGCTATCAGATGGACGGCTGGCGGCATAATGCAGAGACCGCGACAGGTTGCAGCAACTCCCCCCAGTTATGGCCGGGAAAACGTTTCACCCTGACCGGGCATCCTTCTGACACGCTGAACCGGGAATGGCAGGTGGTGAACAGCGTCCTGACGGGTGAGCAACCGCAGGCGCTGCACGGCAGTCAGGGCAAAGGCACCACGCTGTCTAACCGGTTCAGCGTCATTCCGGCAGACAGAACCTGGCGCGTCCCTCCCCTGCCCAAATCCTGCGTGGATGGTCCCCAGAGCGCCATCGTCACCGGCCCGGCGGGCGAGGAAATCTTCTGCGACGAGCATGGCCGGGTGCGGGTACGTTTTCACTGGGACCGTTACTGTCCGGGAAACGAGGACAGTTCGTGCTGGGTGCGGGTGTCGCAGGCATGGGCGGGAACCGGCTTCGGTAACCTGGCGATACCGCGCGTGGGCCAGGAGGTCATCGTGGACTTCCTCAACGGCGACCCGGACCAGCCGATAGTGATGGGCCGCACCTACCACCAGGATAACCGTTCACCGGGAAGTCTGCCGGGTACGAAGACGCAGATGACCATCCGGTCAAAAACCTACAAGGGCAGCGGGTTTAATGAACTGAAATTTGACGATGCGACCGGCAAGGAGCAGGTCTATATCCATGCACAGAAGAACATGGATACGGAGGTGCTGAACAACCGCTCCACCGGTGTGAAAGTGGACCATACCGAAACCATCGGCAATAACCAGGCGATAACGGTGGGACATGACCAGACCAGTACGGTGGCCCATGACCGGAGCATCACGGTACGTCACGACCAGACGCTGAAGGTGACGAATGACCGGCGGGTGAACGTCAGCCACGATGACGGTCTGTACGTGGCGAATGACCGTAAGGTGACGGTGGACGGCAGACAGGAGCACAAAACCACCGGCGACCATATCAGCCTGGTGCAGGGCAAACACAGCCTTGAGGTGAAGGGCGACCTGGCGAGAAAAATTACGGGGGCGCTGGGGATAAAAGCACGGGATACCGTGGTACTGGAGAGCGGCGATAAAATCACTCTGAAAGTGGGCGCTTCATTTGTGGTGATACACGCGGGAGGCGTGGATATCACCGGCCCCAGAATCAACCTTAACGGCGGGGGAAGTCCGGGGACGCCGGTAGGGACGCTGCAACCGGCGGTGCTGAAAGCGCTGATGGATGAGGATAATGGTAGTTCTGGAACCGAAAGTACGGAGCCACCACGAAAAAGCGTCCAGGACACCTTTAGTTCTCCTCCCCCCCCGTAA
- the fbaB gene encoding class I fructose-bisphosphate aldolase, which yields MTDIAQLLGKDADSLLQHRCMTIPSDQLYLPGHDYVDRVMVDNNRPPAVLRNMQTLYNTGRLGKTGYLSILPVDQGVEHSAGASFAANPLYFDPKNIVELAIEAGCNCVASTYGVLASVSRRYAHRIPFLVKLNHNETLSYPNTFDQTLYASVEQAFNLGAVAVGATIYFGSEESRRQIEEISAAFERAHELGMVTVLWAYLRNSAFKKDGVDYHVSADLTGQANHLAATIGADIVKQKMAENNGGYKAVNYGYTDDRVYSKLTTENPIDLVRYQLANCYMGRAGLINSGGAAGGETDLSDAVRTAVINKRAGGMGLILGRKAFKKSMADGVKLINAVQDVYLDSKVTIA from the coding sequence ATGACTGATATTGCGCAGTTGCTTGGCAAAGACGCCGACAGCCTCTTACAGCATCGTTGCATGACCATACCCTCCGACCAACTCTATCTGCCCGGACATGACTACGTCGACCGCGTGATGGTGGATAACAATCGCCCGCCTGCGGTACTGCGTAACATGCAGACGTTGTATAACACCGGGCGTCTGGGGAAAACGGGTTATCTGTCGATTTTACCGGTCGATCAGGGTGTGGAACACTCGGCTGGTGCCTCGTTTGCCGCCAACCCGCTCTATTTCGACCCGAAAAACATTGTCGAACTGGCGATCGAAGCCGGATGTAACTGCGTGGCTTCGACCTATGGCGTGCTGGCTTCCGTATCGCGCCGTTACGCGCATCGCATTCCGTTTCTGGTGAAACTTAACCATAACGAAACGCTCAGCTATCCGAATACCTTCGACCAGACGCTGTACGCCAGCGTGGAGCAGGCGTTCAATCTGGGGGCGGTGGCCGTAGGCGCAACCATCTACTTTGGTTCAGAAGAGTCACGCCGGCAAATTGAAGAGATTTCCGCCGCCTTTGAACGGGCGCATGAGCTGGGTATGGTCACCGTGCTGTGGGCCTATCTGCGAAACTCCGCCTTTAAAAAGGATGGCGTCGACTACCACGTCTCCGCCGATTTAACCGGGCAGGCAAACCATCTGGCGGCAACCATTGGCGCGGATATCGTCAAACAGAAAATGGCGGAAAATAACGGCGGATACAAAGCCGTGAACTATGGCTATACCGACGATCGCGTCTACAGCAAACTGACCACGGAGAACCCGATCGATCTGGTCCGTTACCAACTAGCAAATTGCTATATGGGGCGCGCGGGGTTGATTAACTCCGGCGGCGCGGCGGGCGGAGAGACCGATCTGAGCGACGCAGTGCGAACCGCGGTTATCAACAAACGCGCGGGCGGCATGGGGCTGATCCTCGGTCGCAAAGCCTTCAAGAAATCGATGGCTGACGGCGTGAAACTGATCAACGCTGTGCAGGACGTCTATCTCGACAGCAAAGTGACGATTGCCTGA
- a CDS encoding nucleoside permease, producing MKTTVKLSFMMFVEWFIWGAWFVPLWLWLSKSGFTAGEIGWSYACTAIAAILSPILVGSLTDRFFSAQKVLAVLMFAGAVLMYFAAQQTTFGGFFPLLLAYSLTYMPTIALTNSIAFANVPDVERDFPRIRVMGTIGWIASGLACGFLPQMLGYNDISPTNIPLLVTAASSALLGVFAFFLPDTPPKSTGKMDFKVMLGLDAITLLRDKNFLVFFFCSFLFAMPLAFYYIFANGYLTEVGMKNATGWMTLGQFSEIFFMLALPFFTKRFGIKKVLLLGLITAAIRYGFFIYGSADEYFTYALLFLGILLHGVSYDFYYVTAYIYVDKKAPVHMRTAAQGLITLCCQGFGSLLGYRLGGVMMEKMFAYPEPVNGLTFNWAGMWTFGAVMIAVIAVLFMIFFRESDKEITAIEVRETALTQGEVK from the coding sequence ATGAAAACTACAGTGAAGCTGTCGTTCATGATGTTCGTTGAATGGTTTATCTGGGGAGCCTGGTTTGTTCCACTCTGGCTCTGGTTGAGTAAAAGTGGTTTTACCGCCGGTGAGATTGGCTGGTCTTATGCCTGTACCGCAATCGCCGCGATCCTGTCGCCGATCCTCGTGGGCTCGTTGACTGACCGATTTTTCTCGGCGCAAAAGGTGCTGGCAGTACTGATGTTCGCCGGTGCGGTGCTGATGTATTTTGCCGCTCAGCAGACGACGTTCGGTGGATTCTTCCCGCTGCTGCTGGCCTACTCGCTGACCTATATGCCGACCATCGCGCTGACCAACAGCATCGCGTTTGCCAACGTGCCGGACGTGGAGCGCGACTTCCCGCGCATCCGCGTGATGGGCACCATCGGCTGGATTGCCTCCGGTCTCGCCTGTGGATTCCTGCCGCAAATGCTGGGTTATAACGACATCTCGCCAACCAACATCCCGCTGCTGGTGACGGCTGCAAGCTCAGCGCTCCTGGGCGTGTTTGCCTTCTTCCTGCCGGATACGCCGCCGAAAAGCACCGGCAAGATGGACTTCAAGGTCATGCTGGGTCTGGATGCGATTACCCTGCTGCGTGATAAAAACTTCCTCGTCTTTTTCTTCTGCTCGTTCCTGTTCGCGATGCCGCTGGCGTTCTATTACATCTTCGCCAATGGATATCTGACGGAAGTGGGGATGAAAAATGCCACCGGCTGGATGACCCTCGGTCAGTTCTCCGAAATCTTCTTTATGCTGGCACTGCCCTTCTTTACCAAGCGCTTTGGTATTAAAAAGGTATTGTTACTTGGTCTTATCACTGCCGCGATCCGCTATGGCTTCTTTATCTATGGCAGCGCAGACGAATACTTCACCTATGCCCTGCTGTTCCTCGGTATTTTGCTGCACGGCGTGAGCTATGACTTCTACTACGTGACGGCGTATATCTACGTCGATAAAAAAGCGCCGGTGCACATGCGTACCGCCGCACAAGGGTTGATTACACTCTGCTGTCAGGGATTCGGCAGCCTGCTGGGCTACCGTCTCGGTGGCGTAATGATGGAAAAAATGTTTGCCTATCCGGAACCGGTCAACGGTCTCACCTTCAACTGGGCAGGCATGTGGACATTCGGCGCAGTGATGATCGCCGTGATTGCCGTACTGTTTATGATTTTCTTTCGCGAATCGGACAAAGAAATTACCGCTATTGAGGTTCGCGAGACTGCGTTGACACAAGGGGAAGTAAAATGA